ACAAATAACACATATATTGTTGTTTGGACAACGACTCCTTTCACAATCACAGCTTCACGTGGTTTAACCGTTGGTCCTGATATGGATTATGTTGTTGTAAAACCTGAAAATGATACACGTCAATTTTTAGTCGCTGAGGGACTTCTTGATCAATTAGTAGATAAATTTGGTTGGGAAAATGTTAGTGTTGTTGAAAAACATAAAGGTTATGAATTAGAAATGATAGTTGTTGAGCACCCATGGGATAAGAAAGTTGATGAACTCGTTATTCTTGGTGATCATGTTACTCTTGATTCTGGTACTGGTGTTGTCCACACAGCGCCAGGATTTGGTGAAGACGACTATAATGTTGGGGTAAAATACAAGCTAGAAGTTATGGTAACCGTTGATGAGCGTGGTATCATGATGGAAAATGCAGGTCCTGATTTCCAAGGTCAATTTTATGACAAAGTAACACCTTTAGTTCAAGACAAATTAGGTGACTTACTCTTAGCAAGTGAAGTTATTAATCACTCATATCCATTTGATTGGCGTACAAAAAAACCAATAATATGGCGTGCAGTACCACAATGGTTTGCATCTGTATCAGATTTTCGTCAAGATATTTTGGATGAAATTGATAAAACGATCTTTAGTCCATCTTGGGGTAAAACACGACTTTATAATATGATTCGTGACCGTGGTGACTGGGTAATTTCGCGTCAACGTGCTTGGGGAGTTCCGCTACCAATTTTTTATGCTGAAGATGGAACACCAATTATGACTAAAGAAGTAACTGACCATATTGCTGACTTATTTGAAGAAAATGGTTCTATTATTTGGTGGCAAAAAGAAGCTAAAGACTTATTGCCAGAAGGCTTTACACATCCAGGTTCTCCAAATGGACAATTTACAAAAGAAACTGATATTATGGATGTTTGGTTTGACTCAGGTTCATCATGGAATGGTGTCATGAATGCTCGAGAAGGTCTTGAATATCCTGCAGATTTATATTTGGAAGGATCTGATCAATACCGTGGCTGGTTCAACTCATCATTGATTACATCAGTCGCAGTAAATGGACATGCACCATATAAACAAGTATTGTCACAAGGTTTTGTTTTAGATGGTAAAGGTGAAAAAATGTCTAAATCTTTAGGCAACACAATCTTACCTTCAGATGTTGAAAAACAATTTGGTGCTGAAATTCTTCGACTTTGGGTAACAAGTGTTGATTCAAGTAATGATGTTCGTATTTCTATGGATATCTTGAAACAAACTTCTGAAACTTATCGTAAAATCAGAAATACACTTCGTTTCTTGATTGCAAATACTTCAGACTTTGTTCCTGCTGAACATACGGTTTCTTATGAAGATTTACGTCCAGTTGATAAATACATGACAATTAAATTTAATCGTCTTGTGAATACAATTAACAAAGCTTATGAGTCATTTGATTTTATGGCTATTTATAAAGCTGTCGTTAACTTTATCACGATTGATTTATCAGCCTTTTACTTAGATTTTGCAAAAGATGTTGTTTATATTGAAGCAGCAGACAGTCTTCCAAGACGTCAAATGCAGACAGTATTTTATGATGTTTTGGTGAATATTACTAAATTATTAACACCTATTTTACCGCATACAGCTGAAGAAATTTGGTCATATCTTGAACATGAAGAGGCCGAATATGTTCAATTAACTGAAATGCCACTAGCAAAAACATTTGATGGTCAAGATAGCATTTTAGAAGTTTGGGAAAGCTTTATGAGCTTCCGTACACAAGCTCAAAAAGCCTTAGAAGAAGCTCGTAATGCTAAAGTAATTGGTAAATCTCTAGAAGCTCATTTAACGGTATATCCGTCTGAAGAAGTTAAAACATTGTTGACTGCTTTAGATAGTGATATTGCACAACTACTAATTGTTTCACAATTAACCATTAGTGATGAACAAGCACCTGAAGGAGCTGTCACTTTTGATGATGTCGCATTTAGCGTTGAAAGAGCAGAAGGTGAAGTTTGTGAACGATCACGTCGCATTGATCCAACCGTAAAAATGCGTTCCTATAATGTTAAAGTCTCAGATCACTCCGCTGCAATCATTGAAGCTAACTTCCCTGAAGCAGTAAAAGAAGGTTTTGAAGTAGACTAAAAAAGACTGGCAATTGCCAGTTTTTTTTATAAAAAAAAAGCAAGACGTAAGAACTTGCTTTTTATTTAGTCGGAAATGACATTTCAATTAAATTATTTGTGTGTATCGTTTTTAGTTGATCATGTAGGACAATTTTAGAATCAATTTTACGTTTTAAGAAAAATTCGCGAATAGTTTCTAATTCACTCTCTTTTATCGCACGGTATTTATTTGAAATGAGCAATTCATAATGTTTTGGAGCTTGAGAAAAGACGACATCAGTATTTCCAGCTGAGTAAACTTCAACAAGGTGAGCATCAGTATTTCGTAACTGGTTTCGAACAAGTTCTGGGTGACTACTAGTAGTGTTGATTAATCTCATAATGATCCTCCTAAATATTCCTTATCTCATTATAACACTTATTCTAGAATTAGGTTCTTTTAATGGAGTCTTTTTTCCAAATATCAATGCCCCATTTATGACTTCCACGTTTAAGTTTTTCAATGGCTAAATCAACGGGAAACCAAGCAATATGATTGAAGTCTTCTAATGGTTCTCCAGCCTTTTGATAATCGGAAACTTCATAAATATAAGCTGGATTGTAAAAATAGGTATCTCTATGACTAGAATAGAAATACTCATCAGCTTGTCCTAAATAGTCGCCTAAGTTGGCTTCATATCCTAATTCTTCAATGAGTTCTCGTTTTAATGCCTGAGCGTGATCCTCATTTTTTTCAATTTCTCCTCCTGGTAAAAACCATGCCCCATTTGGAGCTTGAACTAGGACAATATTTTCTTTTTCTTTATCGGCAATAACGGTATAGACACCATATCGTGATTGATATTCAACATTTTCTTTTTTTACACCAAATGTGGGATTAGTCATAATAAACTCCTTTTTATTATTATACAAAATTTCACTTAAAAAGGACACGAATAGTATTAGAATTTTTATTATTATCGAAAAATAGAAACCGATTTCAACATGAAATAAAAAAAGAGCTAAAATAATAGCTCTTTTTAGTCACTTTTTTCAGCTGTTTGTATAGTTTTAATATTAATCTTACCATTACTTGTCATGACAGCTTTTAGTTCTTTATCGTTTGGATGTTCTAAATAGTAGTCTGTAATGGCATCTTCAATATGATCTTGAATGGTACGACGAAGTGGACGAGCTCCCATTTTAGGATCATAACCTAAGTCAACAAGTTTTTCTTTAACTTTTTCTGTGACATCTAGGTGAATATTATTATTAGCTAGACGATGATTCACATCTTCTAACATTAGGCTAACGATTTCAAGAAGATTTTCCTTGGATAATGATTTAAATTCAATGATACCATCAAAACGATTCATGAATTCTGGACTAAAGAAATTAGATAATTCACCTAAAACAGAATTTGTACGGCCTTCACGAGCAGCTCCAAAACCAACTGAAGCTTCAGCTTTACCTGTTCCCGCATTTGAAGTCATGATAATTATAGTATCTTTGAAACTGACTGTTCTACCTTGTCCGTCTGTAAGGCGACCATCATCAAGGACTTGTAAAAACATATGCATAACATCTGGATGTGCTTTTTCAATTTCATCAAGTAAAATGAGTGAGTATGGGTTACGTCTTACTTTTTCAGTTAACTGGCCAGCTTCTTCATAGCCAACATATCCTGGAGGAGCACCAACTAATTTGGCAACAGCATGTTTTTCCATATATTCTGACATGTCAAAACGAATCATACTATCTTCTGAACCAAATAACTCAATAGCCAATTGTTTTGACAGTTCAGTTTTACCAACACCTGTTGGCCCAACAAATAGGAAACTTCCTATTGGACGATTTGGTGTCCCAAGCCCAACACGATTACGACGAATTGCTTTAGCAATTTTATCAACAGCATCATCTTGACCAATAACATGAGACTTAAGGTCTTCTGCTAAATTAATCAATTGTGATTGTTCTTTTTCTTTCAAATCACCAACTGGAATATTGGTTTTTTGTTCAATGATTTCTTCAATATTTTTTTCAGTGATGACTGGCGTATCTTGGTCATCGATTTTTTGTTTTTGCATTTCTTTATATTTTAGAATTTGATCTCTAAAATAAGCAGCTCTTTCATAATCTTCATCTCTAGTTGCTTGTGCTTTGAGATTTTCTGCTTCAATTAATCGTTGATCAATCTCTTTAGGGTCAACAAAATTTAAAGTAAGATTCATTTTTGAACCTGACTCATCAAGCAAATCAATAGCTTTATCAGGTAAGAAGCGATCCTGAATATAACGATTTGAAAGAATTGCGGCTGCTTCAATAGCATCATCACTATACTTCACATGGTGATAATCTTCGTATTTTGGTTGGATACCTTTTAAGATAGTAATTGTTTCTTCTACTGATGGCTCATCTACTTTGACAGGTTGCATACGTCTTTCAAGCGCAGCATCTTTTTCAATGATACGATATTCATTTAAAGTAGTAGCGCCGACAAGTTGTAGTTCACCTCGTGCTAAAGCAGGTTTTAAGATATTACCAGCATCCATATTACCATCACCAGCATTACCAGCACCTACAATTTCGTGGATTTCATCAATGAATAAAATAACGTCTTGACGATTACGAATTTCTTCCATTAATTTTTGCATTCGTTCTTCAAATTGACCTCGGATGCCAGTTCCTTGAACAAGACTAACAACATCTAAACGAATAACTTGTTTACCTTGTAATTTTTGTGGAACATCACCATCTACAATTTTTTGGGCAAGTCCTTCAACAACTGCAGTTTTACCAACACCAGGTTCCCCAATAAGAACAGGATTATTTTTGGTACGACGATTGAGGATTTCAATGACACGCTTGATCTCTTCATCACGACCAATAACTGGGTCAATGCTTCCTTGTCTTGCTAGTTCAGTCACGTTTATTCCAAATTCTTCTAGAAGACCTTTTTGTTTTTGCTGGCTATTAGCTGTTGTAGGACCTTGTCTGAAACGACCATTATTGCCATTTCCATTTCCACCTTGTCCGCCAGCTTGTGTTGGTGGTGTATTTGGAAGATCACCACTGAATGATCTGAAATTATTTAAGTCGCCAAAGAAATCATCAAAAAGAGGATTTAGACTATCTTCTTGAGTTTTTTTACTTTGACTTAGACTACCTAAAATATTATGACTTGTATCAGTTTTCATAATTTGATAGCAATTTTGACATAAATCAATTTGTTGTTGTTTTCCATTTACATTCGTGTACAAATGAATAGTTGCTTCATTTAACTTACAATTTTGACAGAGCATTATTAACCTCCGTTACTCTTTTTCCTTTAATAAAAAGAGCTTCTTTCTACACTAAATTAACTATCTTTGACTATTAGTCAAAAATGGTCAAACTTTATAATTTCATTATAGCACCAGATATAGATTTTTCAAGTAAAAAGATTATAACATTAGCACTGTCGTATAAAGAGTGTTAAATTTGCTTGATTTTAAAGAAATGCTATAAAAAGCCTAAATTCAGTACTTTTCTTGTCGCTTTTATTATTTTTGTGATAAAATAAATAGGACAACAAAAGTAATAGGAGAAATAAAATGGAATCACATTTAGTGAGAATTATTAATCGCCTTGAATTAATGGCAACAGATGGTGGTAACTTAAAACGTAATTTTGAACGTGAAGGAGTCGTTGTTGCGGAAGTTTCATTTAGCAATGATCCAGAAAATGGTCCAGTATTCACATTAAGAGATGTTGAAGCACGTGAGTCATATTCATTTGATAGTATCGACTTAATTGCAATGGAAATTTATGATTTATTGTATTAATAAACACAACCTACTTTGAGTAGGTTTTTTATTTTTATTAAAAATTGAATTATTATTGTATTTTTATTCATAAAGTGCCATAATCTTTTTTATTATTATAAATTAGGAGTTAATCATGGACTTATCTTTTTTGCCAAAATATTGGGCTTACTTTAACTACGGTGTTGTGGTAACCTTGTTAATATCAGCTAGTGTTGTTTTTTTGGTACCATTATCGGCGTTTTAGTCACATTGTTGAAACGTAGTCACATCAAAGTTTTTGAATGGTTTGTGACTATCTGTGTATGGATATTCAGAGGAACACCAATGGTTGTTCAGATCATGATTGCTTTTGCATGGATGCACTTTAATAGTATGCCAACAATAGGTTTTGGAGTGCTTGACTTAGATTTCTCAAGATTATTACCAGGTATAATTATTATTTCATTGAATAGTGGGGCTTATGTTTCTGAAATTGTCAGAGCTGGTATTGAAGCAGTTCCAAAAGGACAAGTAGAAGCCGCTTATTCTCTTGGAATAAGACCTAAAAATACGATGAGATACGTTGTGCTTCCTCAAGCCTTTAAGAATATTTTACCTGCATTAGGTAATGAATTTATTACCATTATAAAAGATAGTTCACTTCTTCAAACTATTGGTGTTATGGAATTATGGAATGGAGCACAATCAGTTGTAACGGCAACTTACTTACCGATTTCACCATTATTATTTGCGGCCTTTTATTATTTTATTTTAACGACTATTTTATCTGCATTACTAAAGAAAATGGAATTAAAACTAAGTCAAGGAGGAAGGGTATAATGGCTACTGAGCTTATTTCAATTTTAGATTTACATAAACGTTTTGGAGATAATCATGTTTTGAAGGGAATTAACCTAAATATTCATCAAGGTGAAGTTGTAGTTGTCATCGGTCCTTCTGGTTCGGGAAAATCGACACTCCTTAGAAGTATGAATCTTCTTGAAGTACCTACAAAAGGAAAGATTTTATTTGAAAATATTGATATTACTGATAAAAAAATGACATATTTAAAATGCGTGAAAAAATGGGAATGGTTTTTCAGCAATTTAATCTTTTTCCAAATATGACTGTTGAAGAAAATATTACACTTTCACCCTTAAAAACAAAAAAAATAAACAAAAGCGAGGCGCAAGCCATTGCTGTCAAACTTTTAAAAAAAGTTGGTCTTGAAGATAAAAAGAATGCCTATCCACAAAGTTTATCAGGAGGACAACAACAGCGTATTGCTATTACAAGAGGTCTTGCTATGGATCCTGATGTTATGCTATTTGATGAGCCTACTTCTGCCTTAGATCCAGAAATGGTAGGAGAAGTTCTCTCTGTTATGCAAGATCTTGCAAAAACCGGGATGACAATGGTTATTGTGACTCATGAGATGGGGTTTGCGCGTGAAGTTGCAGATCGTGTTATTTTTATGGATCAAGGACAGATTATTGAAGAAGGAAGTCCTGAAGAAATCTTTGCAGCAGCAAAAGAAGATAGAACCAAAGACTTTCTCAGTAAAGTGCTGTAAAAAAAGATTGTAGTAACAATCTTTTTTTTGATGTAAAATAGTGAACAAAAGATATAAAAAATTAGTTAATAATTTGTTATAATGGTAGAAAATCTTATGGGAGAAAAATATGGTAAAAATAATTGATGGGAAAGCTTTAGCACAGAAAAAACAAATCGCGTTAGCAAAAAAAGTAGAAGCTTTAAAATCCAGTAGTCATATTGTCCCAGGATTAGTTGTTATTTTAGTTGGTGATGATCCAGCAAGTCAAGTTTATGTAAAAAATAAAGAAAAAGCTGCATTAAAAGCTGGATTTAAAAGTGAGACTGTCAGATTGTCTTCAGATATTTCAGAAGATGAATTAGTCTCTATTGTAGAAGAGTATAACAGAGATGATAGTATACATGGCATTTTAGTGCAACTACCTCTACCAAAACACATTAATGATAAAAGAATCATTTTGACAATTGATCCTCATAAAGATGTTGATGGTTTCCATCCAATGAATACAGGTCACTTATGGTCTGGCCGCCCTATAATGGTGCCATGTACACCTGCTGGAATAATGGAAATGTTATCAGAGTATCAAATTCCAATTGAAGGAAAACATGCTGTTATTATTGGAAGATCAAATATTGTTGGGAAGCCTATGGCACAGTTGTTGTTAGCTCAAAATGCAACTGTCACTTTGACACATTCTAAAACAAAAAATATTAAAGAGATTACAAGTCAGGCGGATATCCTAATTATTGCCATTGGACAAGGTCATTTTGTCACGAAAGATTTCGTGAAATCTGGTGCAGTTGTCATTGATGTTGGTATGAATCGTGATGATAATCAAAAACTAATTGGCGATGCAGATTTTGAAGATCTTAAAGACAAAGTGTCCTATATAACTCCTGTCCCAGGTGGTGTTGGACCAATGACCATAACCATGTTATTAGAACAAACTTATCAATCAGCATTTAGAAGTGTAAAAAATGGAAACAACTAAAGAATTATTACAAAAAGTTATTAATAAACGTGACAATGACTCATATAAAGGAACTTATGGTAGGGTCTTATTAATCGGGGGTCTTTATCCATATGGTGGTGCTATCATTATGGCTGCTACAGCTTGTGTCAATTCTGGTGCAGGTTTGGTAACTGTCGCAACTGATAAAGAAAATATAATGCCACTGCACAGTCATCTTCCAGAAGCAATGGCATTTGCCATTGATGATTTACCACTCATGAAGCAAAATTTAGAAGCCAGTGATGTGATTTTAATTGGACCAGGACTTGGAGAATCAAGCCGTTCTAAAATGCTCTTAAAACAAGTTATGCAAGTTGTTAGTGATGAACAGATATTAATTATTGATGGTTCTGCTTTAAATGTTCTAGCTAATATTAAACAAGTTCATTTTGAAACGAATCATTTAATCTTAACTCCGCACCAAAAAGAATGGGAAAGATTATCTGGCATAACAATTGCTGAACAAACTGATGAAAAAACAAAAGAAGC
This Streptococcus urinalis 2285-97 DNA region includes the following protein-coding sequences:
- a CDS encoding DUF1827 family protein: MRLINTTSSHPELVRNQLRNTDAHLVEVYSAGNTDVVFSQAPKHYELLISNKYRAIKESELETIREFFLKRKIDSKIVLHDQLKTIHTNNLIEMSFPTK
- a CDS encoding ATP-dependent Clp protease ATP-binding subunit, with amino-acid sequence MLCQNCKLNEATIHLYTNVNGKQQQIDLCQNCYQIMKTDTSHNILGSLSQSKKTQEDSLNPLFDDFFGDLNNFRSFSGDLPNTPPTQAGGQGGNGNGNNGRFRQGPTTANSQQKQKGLLEEFGINVTELARQGSIDPVIGRDEEIKRVIEILNRRTKNNPVLIGEPGVGKTAVVEGLAQKIVDGDVPQKLQGKQVIRLDVVSLVQGTGIRGQFEERMQKLMEEIRNRQDVILFIDEIHEIVGAGNAGDGNMDAGNILKPALARGELQLVGATTLNEYRIIEKDAALERRMQPVKVDEPSVEETITILKGIQPKYEDYHHVKYSDDAIEAAAILSNRYIQDRFLPDKAIDLLDESGSKMNLTLNFVDPKEIDQRLIEAENLKAQATRDEDYERAAYFRDQILKYKEMQKQKIDDQDTPVITEKNIEEIIEQKTNIPVGDLKEKEQSQLINLAEDLKSHVIGQDDAVDKIAKAIRRNRVGLGTPNRPIGSFLFVGPTGVGKTELSKQLAIELFGSEDSMIRFDMSEYMEKHAVAKLVGAPPGYVGYEEAGQLTEKVRRNPYSLILLDEIEKAHPDVMHMFLQVLDDGRLTDGQGRTVSFKDTIIIMTSNAGTGKAEASVGFGAAREGRTNSVLGELSNFFSPEFMNRFDGIIEFKSLSKENLLEIVSLMLEDVNHRLANNNIHLDVTEKVKEKLVDLGYDPKMGARPLRRTIQDHIEDAITDYYLEHPNDKELKAVMTSNGKINIKTIQTAEKSD
- a CDS encoding NAD(P)H-hydrate dehydratase; the protein is METTKELLQKVINKRDNDSYKGTYGRVLLIGGLYPYGGAIIMAATACVNSGAGLVTVATDKENIMPLHSHLPEAMAFAIDDLPLMKQNLEASDVILIGPGLGESSRSKMLLKQVMQVVSDEQILIIDGSALNVLANIKQVHFETNHLILTPHQKEWERLSGITIAEQTDEKTKEALSHFPNNSILVAKSHETSVFQGEHDQKIEAGGPHQSIGGMGDTLAGMIAGFSAQFRENLFDTVVAATYLHSLIADELALNAYVVRPTQISSEIPRWMRQIVDEEKN
- a CDS encoding NUDIX hydrolase produces the protein MTNPTFGVKKENVEYQSRYGVYTVIADKEKENIVLVQAPNGAWFLPGGEIEKNEDHAQALKRELIEELGYEANLGDYLGQADEYFYSSHRDTYFYNPAYIYEVSDYQKAGEPLEDFNHIAWFPVDLAIEKLKRGSHKWGIDIWKKDSIKRT
- the ileS gene encoding isoleucine--tRNA ligase, encoding MKLKETLNLGKTAFPMRAGLPNKEPIWQTEWEQAEIYKKRQALNEGKPSFNLHDGPPYANGNIHVGHALNKISKDIIVRSKSMSGYNAPYIPGWDTHGLPIEQVLAKKGVKRKEIDLVEYLAMCKEYALSQVDKQRDDFKRLGVSADWENPYITLKPEYEAEQIRVFGAMADKGYIYRGAKPVYWSWSSESALAEAEIEYHDIDSTSLYYANKVKDGKGILTNNTYIVVWTTTPFTITASRGLTVGPDMDYVVVKPENDTRQFLVAEGLLDQLVDKFGWENVSVVEKHKGYELEMIVVEHPWDKKVDELVILGDHVTLDSGTGVVHTAPGFGEDDYNVGVKYKLEVMVTVDERGIMMENAGPDFQGQFYDKVTPLVQDKLGDLLLASEVINHSYPFDWRTKKPIIWRAVPQWFASVSDFRQDILDEIDKTIFSPSWGKTRLYNMIRDRGDWVISRQRAWGVPLPIFYAEDGTPIMTKEVTDHIADLFEENGSIIWWQKEAKDLLPEGFTHPGSPNGQFTKETDIMDVWFDSGSSWNGVMNAREGLEYPADLYLEGSDQYRGWFNSSLITSVAVNGHAPYKQVLSQGFVLDGKGEKMSKSLGNTILPSDVEKQFGAEILRLWVTSVDSSNDVRISMDILKQTSETYRKIRNTLRFLIANTSDFVPAEHTVSYEDLRPVDKYMTIKFNRLVNTINKAYESFDFMAIYKAVVNFITIDLSAFYLDFAKDVVYIEAADSLPRRQMQTVFYDVLVNITKLLTPILPHTAEEIWSYLEHEEAEYVQLTEMPLAKTFDGQDSILEVWESFMSFRTQAQKALEEARNAKVIGKSLEAHLTVYPSEEVKTLLTALDSDIAQLLIVSQLTISDEQAPEGAVTFDDVAFSVERAEGEVCERSRRIDPTVKMRSYNVKVSDHSAAIIEANFPEAVKEGFEVD
- a CDS encoding DUF1797 family protein, whose protein sequence is MESHLVRIINRLELMATDGGNLKRNFEREGVVVAEVSFSNDPENGPVFTLRDVEARESYSFDSIDLIAMEIYDLLY
- a CDS encoding bifunctional methylenetetrahydrofolate dehydrogenase/methenyltetrahydrofolate cyclohydrolase, yielding MVKIIDGKALAQKKQIALAKKVEALKSSSHIVPGLVVILVGDDPASQVYVKNKEKAALKAGFKSETVRLSSDISEDELVSIVEEYNRDDSIHGILVQLPLPKHINDKRIILTIDPHKDVDGFHPMNTGHLWSGRPIMVPCTPAGIMEMLSEYQIPIEGKHAVIIGRSNIVGKPMAQLLLAQNATVTLTHSKTKNIKEITSQADILIIAIGQGHFVTKDFVKSGAVVIDVGMNRDDNQKLIGDADFEDLKDKVSYITPVPGGVGPMTITMLLEQTYQSAFRSVKNGNN